One stretch of Kogia breviceps isolate mKogBre1 chromosome 18, mKogBre1 haplotype 1, whole genome shotgun sequence DNA includes these proteins:
- the UQCRFS1 gene encoding cytochrome b-c1 complex subunit Rieske, mitochondrial: MLSVAVRSGPFAPVLSATSRGVAGALRPLVQAAVPATSESPVLDVMRSFLCRESLSGQAAARPFVASVGLNVPASVRYSHTDIKVPDFSDYRRAEVLDSTKSSKESSEARRGFSYLITATTTVGVAYAAKNVISQFVSSMSASADVLAMSKIEIKLSDIPEGKNMAFKWRGKPLFVRHRTKKEIDQESAVEVSQLRDPQHDLDRVKKPEWVILIGVCTHLGCVPIANAGDFGGYYCPCHGSHYDASGRIRKGPAPLNLEVPSYEFTSDDIVIVG; this comes from the exons ATGTTGTCGGTAGCCGTTCGTTCGGGCCCGTTCGCGCCCGTCCTGTCGGCCACGTCCCGCGGCGTGGCGGGCGCGCTGCGGCCCCTGGTGCAGGCCGCGGTGCCCGCCACTTCGGAGTCGCCAGTACTGGATGTGATGCGGTCCTTTCTGTGCCGGGAGTCGCTGAGTGGCCAGGCCGCGGCCCGGCCTTTTGTCGCCTCCGTGGGCCTCAATG TCCCTGCTTCTGTTCGTTATTCCCATACGGACATCAAAGTGCCTGACTTCTCTGACTATCGTCGTGCTGAAGTGTTAGATAGTACAAAGTCTTCAAAAGAGAGCAGTGAGGCTAGAAGAGGTTTCTCCTATTTGATAACTGCAACAACTACTGTGGGTGTTGCGTATGCTGCGAAGAATGTCATCTCTCAGTTTGTTTCCAGCATGAGTGCTTCTGCTGATGTGTTGGCCATGTCGAAAATCGAAATCAAGTTATCTGATATTCCAGAGGGCAAGAACATGGCTTTCAAATGGAGAGGCAAACCCCTGTTTGTGCGCCATAGAACCAAGAAGGAGATTGACCAGGAATCTGCAGTTGAAGTGTCCCAGTTGAGGGACCCACAGCATGATTTAGACCGAGTAAAGAAACCTGAATGGGTTATCTTGATAGGTGTTTGCACTCATCTTGGTTGTGTACCCATTGCAAATGCAGGAGATTTTGGTGGTTATTACTGCCCTTGCCATGGGTCACACTATGATGCATCTGGCAGGATCAGGAAGGGGCCTGCACCTCTCAACCTAGAAGTTCCCTCATATGAGTTCACCAGTGATGATATAGTGATTGTTGGCTAG